Proteins from a genomic interval of Zingiber officinale cultivar Zhangliang chromosome 2A, Zo_v1.1, whole genome shotgun sequence:
- the LOC122040360 gene encoding uncharacterized protein LOC122040360 — protein MSVIPQVVAKENGGVSFPYPMLSPHNYTVWAIKTEVILDAQGVWEAVEPAEGAQVDIKKDKKARAYILQCIHEDILLQIANKKMAKEVWDSLKTRYLGSDRVKKARVQTLKNEFDALRMKETDTIDEFVGKLSVISSKFSALGATFEDSSLVKKLLDSVPNKFFSIVAGIEQFHDLETIPFEETIGRLKVYEERTLRLCDNTNGTERELLLTHAEWQMRQKGSNVDTSSGGKGRGSSSPSRGKWRGRGQGRGRGTPSQDSAGGTSSNGRDTHDKSHIKCFNCEKMGHYASEYYNKRHDYEAHLTYATDEEPSLMMVVSHEESHTRRER, from the coding sequence ATGTCTGTCATCCCACAAGTTGTTGCGAAGGAGAACGGCGGAGTATCATTTCCCTATCCGATGCTAAGCCCTCACAATTATACTGTGTGGGCAATAAAGACAGAGGTGATTCTTGATGCCCAGGGAGTCTGGGAGGCGGTGGAGCCAGCAGAAGGAGCCCAAGTAGATATAAAGAAGGACAAAAAGGCGCGTGCATACATCTTGCAATGTATCCACGAAGACATCCTTCTCCAGATTGCAAACAAGAAGATGGCGAAGGAAGTCTGGGACAGCCTCAAGACGAGATACCTTGGTAGTGATCGGGTGAAGAAGGCACGTGTACAAACGTTGAAGAACGAGTTTGACGCCCTCCGGATGAAGGAGACCGACACGATTGATGAGTTTGTTGGCAAACTCAGTGTTATAAGCAGCAAGTTCTCCGCTCTTGGTGCCACGTTTGAAGATTCATCTTTGGTAAAGAAGTTACTCGATTCTGTCCCTAATAAGTTCTTCTCTATTGTTGCTGGTATTGAGCAGTTTCACGACCTTGAGACAATACCATTTGAGGAGACTATTGGGCGATTGAAGGTGTACGAGGAACGAACATTACGATTATGCGACAACACTAACGGCACTGAAAGAGAGCTCCTACTTACTCATGCCGAATGGCAAATGCGACAGAAGGGGAGCAACGTGGACACTTCGTCAGGAGGAAAGGGGCGTGGGTCCAGCAGCCCTAGTCGTGGCAAATGGCGTGGACGTGGGCAAGGGCGCGGTCGTGGTACGCCGAGCCAAGACAGTGCAGGAGGCACTAGCAGCAACGGCAGAGACACTCATGACAAGAGTCATATAAAGTGTTTCAATTGTGAGAAAATGGGGCATTATGCGTCCGAATACTACAACAAGCGTCATGATTATGAGGCTCATCTCACTTATGCCACCGATGAAGAGCCATCACTGATGATGGTCGTGTCCCACGAGGAGTCTCACACTAGGCGTGAGCGGTAG
- the LOC122040426 gene encoding DNA-directed RNA polymerase III subunit RPC8-like: protein MFCLSLIEHNLRLPPHLLNRPLVDAIKDELERLYLDKVITNLGLCISVYDIQSLEGGFIYPGEGSSTYKVVFRLLIFRPFVGEVICAKLKASDATGLHLTLGFFNDIHVPVHLLPKESEVGEDGIWVWKHEFGDLAMDLDEEVNVRVTKINYPSSPLEQDANAQPFAPMQIIGEIYGDGLGLISWWAD, encoded by the exons ATGTTTTGCCTCAGCCTAATCGAGCATAATTTGCGTTTGCCTCCTCACTTGCTTAACCGTCCTCTTGTTGATGCAATCAAGGATGAACTTGAGAGGCTGTACTTAGACAAG GTTATCACAAATTTGGGTCTCTGTATCTCTGTCTATGACATTCAGTCTTTAGAAGGCGGTTTTATCTACCCTGGAGAAGGTTCCTCCACGTATAAG gTTGTGTTTAGGTTACTTATCTTTCGACCATTTGTTGGGGAGGTTATTTGCGCAAAGCTTAAAGCATCCGATGCTACTGGTTTGCATT TAACTCTTGGATTTTTCAATGACATACATGTTCCTGTGCATCTATTGCCAAAAGAAAGCGAAGT GGGAGAAGATGGCATATGGGTGTGGAAGCATGAGTTTGGAGACTTAGCTATGGATTTAGATGAGGAG GTGAACGTCCGAGTGACAAAAATTAACTATCCTTCCAGCCCTCTGGAGCAAGATGCCAATGCACAACCTTTCGCTCCTATGCAAATTATA GGTGAGATCTATGGAGATGGCTTGGGTCTGATTTCATGGTGGGCAGATTAA
- the LOC122040427 gene encoding GTPase ERA-like, chloroplastic isoform X2 has product MEPELAHRIYAPPPPPPPPPSLPSRDRCATMLHLSPYLPSSSSRFFHCEISLPSFRSSRSQFRPYVAKLSASLELERRYSCARASDEEELEEGTLSSSSSGYPSASLLSLSEKPDRNFALLDEYELEELDSESSTCPNHRTGYVAVLGKPNVGKSTLSNQMIGQKLSIVTEKPQTTRHRILGICSGPEYQMILYDTPGVIEKKMHMLDSMMMNNVRNAAINADCVLVVVDASKVPQKIDDVLEGIGTFRSNLPILLVLNKKDLIKPGEIAKRLETFTFCSGTRSLLMWMMSYLMQDIASEHPERFFVAEIVREKIFMQYRNEVPYACQVNVLNYISRPTSKDFIQVEIVVEKDSQKIILIGKGGKALKVLATAARLDIEDFLQKKIFLEVEVKVKENWRQDEGLLRYYGYGGQIRAL; this is encoded by the exons ATGGAGCCAGAATTGGCGCACCGCATCTacgcgccgccgccgccgccgccgccgccgccgtcgctACCGTCGAGGGATCGATGCGCCACCATGCTTCATTTATCTCCATATTTACCCTCCTCTTCGTCTCGCTTCTTTCACTGTGAGATCTCTCTTCCCTCTTTCCGTTCCTCGAGAAGCCAATTTCGTCCCTACGTTGCCAAATTATCTGCGTCTTTGGAGCTTGAACGGAGGTATAGCTGTGCAAGAGCAAGTGACgaggaggagttggaggaggGAACGTTGTCGTCGTCTTCCTCCGGTTatccttcggcatcgcttctcTCTCTGAGCGAGAAGCCGGACAGGAACTTCGCCTTGCTCGACGAATACGAGCTAGAGGAGCTCGATTCTGAGAGCTCCACTTGCCCAAACCACCGAACCG GTTATGTAGCTGTTTTAGGCAAGCCCAATGTTGGAAAGAGTACACTCTCAAATCAAATGATAGGTCAAAAGCTTTCAATTGTTACAGAGAAACCTCAAACTACTCGTCATCGAATACTTGGTATATGCTCTGGCCCTGAATATCAG ATGATACTTTATGATACACCTGGCGTTATTGAAAAGAAGATGCACATGCTGGACTCCATGATGATGAACAATGTCAGAAATGCTGCAATTAATGCAGATTGTGTGCTTGTAGTTGTCGATGCTAGTAAAGTGCCACAAAAG ATTGATGATGTACTAGAAGGCATTGGAACATTCAGGAGTAACCTTCCTATTCTATTGGTGTTGAACAAGAAGGATTTGATCAAGCCAGGGGAAATTGCAAAGAGACTTGAG ACTTTCACATTCTGCAGTGGTACCAGAAGTTTACTGATGTGGATGATGTCATACCT CATGCAGGATATAGCTAGTGAACATCCAGAGAGATTCTTTGTTGCAGAAATTGTTAGGGAGAAAATATTCATGCAATATAGAAATGAAGTTCCATATGCATGCCAG GTCAATGTTCTGAACTACATTAGTAGACCTACATCTAAAGACTTCATTCAAGTTGAAATTGTTGTTGAGAAGGACTCACAAAAGATAATACTCATTGGCAAG GGTGGTAAGGCTTTGAAGGTACTAGCAACAGCTGCAAGGCTTGACATTGAAGACTTCCTGCAAAAGAAAATCTTTCTCGAG GTGGAAgtgaaagtaaaagaaaattgGCGACAGGATGAAGGGCTTCTGCGATACTACGGTTATGGAGGTCAAATAAGAGCTCTGTGA
- the LOC122040427 gene encoding GTPase ERA-like, chloroplastic isoform X3: MEPELAHRIYAPPPPPPPPPSLPSRDRCATMLHLSPYLPSSSSRFFHCEISLPSFRSSRSQFRPYVAKLSASLELERRYSCARASDEEELEEGTLSSSSSGYPSASLLSLSEKPDRNFALLDEYELEELDSESSTCPNHRTGYVAVLGKPNVGKSTLSNQMIGQKLSIVTEKPQTTRHRILGICSGPEYQMILYDTPGVIEKKMHMLDSMMMNNVRNAAINADCVLVVVDASKVPQKIDDVLEGIGTFRSNLPILLVLNKKDLIKPGEIAKRLEWYQKFTDVDDVIPDIASEHPERFFVAEIVREKIFMQYRNEVPYACQVNVLNYISRPTSKDFIQVEIVVEKDSQKIILIGKGGKALKVLATAARLDIEDFLQKKIFLEVEVKVKENWRQDEGLLRYYGYGGQIRAL; this comes from the exons ATGGAGCCAGAATTGGCGCACCGCATCTacgcgccgccgccgccgccgccgccgccgccgtcgctACCGTCGAGGGATCGATGCGCCACCATGCTTCATTTATCTCCATATTTACCCTCCTCTTCGTCTCGCTTCTTTCACTGTGAGATCTCTCTTCCCTCTTTCCGTTCCTCGAGAAGCCAATTTCGTCCCTACGTTGCCAAATTATCTGCGTCTTTGGAGCTTGAACGGAGGTATAGCTGTGCAAGAGCAAGTGACgaggaggagttggaggaggGAACGTTGTCGTCGTCTTCCTCCGGTTatccttcggcatcgcttctcTCTCTGAGCGAGAAGCCGGACAGGAACTTCGCCTTGCTCGACGAATACGAGCTAGAGGAGCTCGATTCTGAGAGCTCCACTTGCCCAAACCACCGAACCG GTTATGTAGCTGTTTTAGGCAAGCCCAATGTTGGAAAGAGTACACTCTCAAATCAAATGATAGGTCAAAAGCTTTCAATTGTTACAGAGAAACCTCAAACTACTCGTCATCGAATACTTGGTATATGCTCTGGCCCTGAATATCAG ATGATACTTTATGATACACCTGGCGTTATTGAAAAGAAGATGCACATGCTGGACTCCATGATGATGAACAATGTCAGAAATGCTGCAATTAATGCAGATTGTGTGCTTGTAGTTGTCGATGCTAGTAAAGTGCCACAAAAG ATTGATGATGTACTAGAAGGCATTGGAACATTCAGGAGTAACCTTCCTATTCTATTGGTGTTGAACAAGAAGGATTTGATCAAGCCAGGGGAAATTGCAAAGAGACTTGAG TGGTACCAGAAGTTTACTGATGTGGATGATGTCATACCT GATATAGCTAGTGAACATCCAGAGAGATTCTTTGTTGCAGAAATTGTTAGGGAGAAAATATTCATGCAATATAGAAATGAAGTTCCATATGCATGCCAG GTCAATGTTCTGAACTACATTAGTAGACCTACATCTAAAGACTTCATTCAAGTTGAAATTGTTGTTGAGAAGGACTCACAAAAGATAATACTCATTGGCAAG GGTGGTAAGGCTTTGAAGGTACTAGCAACAGCTGCAAGGCTTGACATTGAAGACTTCCTGCAAAAGAAAATCTTTCTCGAG GTGGAAgtgaaagtaaaagaaaattgGCGACAGGATGAAGGGCTTCTGCGATACTACGGTTATGGAGGTCAAATAAGAGCTCTGTGA
- the LOC122040427 gene encoding GTPase ERA-like, chloroplastic isoform X1, with amino-acid sequence MEPELAHRIYAPPPPPPPPPSLPSRDRCATMLHLSPYLPSSSSRFFHCEISLPSFRSSRSQFRPYVAKLSASLELERRYSCARASDEEELEEGTLSSSSSGYPSASLLSLSEKPDRNFALLDEYELEELDSESSTCPNHRTGYVAVLGKPNVGKSTLSNQMIGQKLSIVTEKPQTTRHRILGICSGPEYQMILYDTPGVIEKKMHMLDSMMMNNVRNAAINADCVLVVVDASKVPQKIDDVLEGIGTFRSNLPILLVLNKKDLIKPGEIAKRLEWYQKFTDVDDVIPVSAKYSQGIEDVKEWIISKLPFGPAYYPKDIASEHPERFFVAEIVREKIFMQYRNEVPYACQVNVLNYISRPTSKDFIQVEIVVEKDSQKIILIGKGGKALKVLATAARLDIEDFLQKKIFLEVEVKVKENWRQDEGLLRYYGYGGQIRAL; translated from the exons ATGGAGCCAGAATTGGCGCACCGCATCTacgcgccgccgccgccgccgccgccgccgccgtcgctACCGTCGAGGGATCGATGCGCCACCATGCTTCATTTATCTCCATATTTACCCTCCTCTTCGTCTCGCTTCTTTCACTGTGAGATCTCTCTTCCCTCTTTCCGTTCCTCGAGAAGCCAATTTCGTCCCTACGTTGCCAAATTATCTGCGTCTTTGGAGCTTGAACGGAGGTATAGCTGTGCAAGAGCAAGTGACgaggaggagttggaggaggGAACGTTGTCGTCGTCTTCCTCCGGTTatccttcggcatcgcttctcTCTCTGAGCGAGAAGCCGGACAGGAACTTCGCCTTGCTCGACGAATACGAGCTAGAGGAGCTCGATTCTGAGAGCTCCACTTGCCCAAACCACCGAACCG GTTATGTAGCTGTTTTAGGCAAGCCCAATGTTGGAAAGAGTACACTCTCAAATCAAATGATAGGTCAAAAGCTTTCAATTGTTACAGAGAAACCTCAAACTACTCGTCATCGAATACTTGGTATATGCTCTGGCCCTGAATATCAG ATGATACTTTATGATACACCTGGCGTTATTGAAAAGAAGATGCACATGCTGGACTCCATGATGATGAACAATGTCAGAAATGCTGCAATTAATGCAGATTGTGTGCTTGTAGTTGTCGATGCTAGTAAAGTGCCACAAAAG ATTGATGATGTACTAGAAGGCATTGGAACATTCAGGAGTAACCTTCCTATTCTATTGGTGTTGAACAAGAAGGATTTGATCAAGCCAGGGGAAATTGCAAAGAGACTTGAG TGGTACCAGAAGTTTACTGATGTGGATGATGTCATACCTGTAAGTGCAAAATATAGTCAAGGAATAGAGGATGTAAAAGAATGGATAATTTCAAAACTCCCGTTTGGTCCTGCTTATTATCCCAAG GATATAGCTAGTGAACATCCAGAGAGATTCTTTGTTGCAGAAATTGTTAGGGAGAAAATATTCATGCAATATAGAAATGAAGTTCCATATGCATGCCAG GTCAATGTTCTGAACTACATTAGTAGACCTACATCTAAAGACTTCATTCAAGTTGAAATTGTTGTTGAGAAGGACTCACAAAAGATAATACTCATTGGCAAG GGTGGTAAGGCTTTGAAGGTACTAGCAACAGCTGCAAGGCTTGACATTGAAGACTTCCTGCAAAAGAAAATCTTTCTCGAG GTGGAAgtgaaagtaaaagaaaattgGCGACAGGATGAAGGGCTTCTGCGATACTACGGTTATGGAGGTCAAATAAGAGCTCTGTGA